A stretch of the Malus sylvestris chromosome 10, drMalSylv7.2, whole genome shotgun sequence genome encodes the following:
- the LOC126587535 gene encoding U-box domain-containing protein 8-like produces the protein MATQFPVDFKCPISLEIMSDPVILSSGHTFDRASIQRWLDAGHRTCPISKLPLPDHPSLIPNHSLRSLISTYTLLSPAKLQHQYHQHHHQYHHHRQQRHSQPQTPVSTLTSPASTLESKLESLDQLTRLSKRDAAFRAKLTESGAVSAVLKCVDSEEPRLQEKALTLLLNVSLDDDNKVGLVAEGAIARIVEVLQGGSPNSRAVAATMLTSLAVVEVNKATIGAYPCAIRALVSLLRDGKSREQKEAATALYTICLFPDNRRRAVECGAVSFLIRIAESGLERAVEVLGLLAKCKEGREEMERFNGCVGILVRVLENGSSRGVQYALLTLNSLCSYSERMRVEAKNERALSLCVGLVEDDNEGIRKNSSNLVQVLSGNHSMS, from the coding sequence ATGGCGACTCAGTTCCCGGTCGATTTCAAGTGCCCGATTTCGCTCGAAATTATGTCCGACCCGGTTATACTCTCTTCGGGTCACACCTTTGATCGGGCCTCCATCCAACGCTGGCTCGACGCCGGCCACCGCACCTGCCCAATTTCCAAACTGCCCCTCCCCGACCACCCTTCCCTCATCCCCAACCACTCCCTCCGCAGCCTGATTTCCACTTATACCCTTCTCTCCCCTGCCAAATTACAACACCAGtaccaccagcaccaccaccaaTACCATCACCACCGCCAGCAGCGCCACTCCCAGCCCCAAACCCCTGTCTCGACGCTTACCTCCCCAGCTTCCACCCTCGAGTCCAAGCTCGAGTCGCTCGACCAGCTTACTCGCCTCTCCAAGCGCGACGCTGCCTTCCGCGCCAAGCTGACCGAGTCCGGCGCCGTTTCCGCCGTCCTCAAGTGCGTTGACTCGGAAGAGCCCCGCCTCCAGGAAAAGGCGCTGACTTTGCTGCTCAATGTTAGCTTGGACGACGATAACAAAGTGGGTCTTGTCGCCGAGGGAGCAATCGCTCGAATCGTGGAGGTGCTCCAAGGTGGGTCCCCCAACAGCCGCGCCGTGGCGGCGACGATGTTGACTAGCTTGGCGGTGGTGGAGGTCAACAAGGCCACAATCGGGGCATACCCGTGTGCAATTCGGGCTCTGGTTTCGCTTCTCAGGGACGGCAAGAGTCGAGAGCAGAAGGAGGCGGCGACGGCGCTTTACACCATCTGTTTGTTCCCGGATAACCGGCGGCGGGCGGTGGAATGTGGGGCGGTGTCGTTTTTGATCCGAATTGCTGAATCGGGCCTCGAACGGGCGGTTGAAGTTCTCGGTCTTTTGGCGAAGTGCAAGGAAGGTAGAGAAGAGATGGAGAGGTTTAATGGATGTGTGGGGATTTTAGTGAGGGTTTTAGAGAATGGGAGCTCCAGGGGAGTTCAGTATGCCCTGCTCACATTGAATTCGCTTTGTTCTTACAGCGAACGGATGCGTGTGGAAGCGAAAAATGAAAGGGCTTTATCACTTTGTGTAGGTTTGGTTGAAGATGACAATGAAGGGATTAGAAAAAATTCTTCTAATTTGGTTCAGGTTCTCAGTGGGAACCATTCCATGAGCTGA